The following proteins are co-located in the bacterium genome:
- a CDS encoding heparinase II/III family protein — ESLNRIGKTLDEVGDGGWQEGIGYLNYMIDSSLEFADVLNRVTDGKCNLYKHPRFDDAVRTFIFCQIPPDKSVHFGDSGGGTFGSYSLFNDLAAETGNPCAAWLRKNLTDDHPASLMDCIRPKSTITPALPNEVSVRFPAVEWVIMRSDFTDPEKVVIAAKSGLHNDPHHGHLDSGHFSLYWRGQEFICDHGSAGYDKAYFDEERWNYPLASSIGHNTVIVNGEKQIPGKLKNKPWDMAVGGKIVEFRPGKNRDYTIMDQTKAYPGVELKGWSRHIILEKPLITVVLDEVTCSKGAEIEVRYHSSAEYSIMDNYVFLKGDKGNMAVIPAIDCPYTIRPGKHAVMMAQRNATFRWVPYFGTVVNAPGERTVIATVILPAEHDREAANIASTMRYNKGGDGSLVLSFSKGGKTYSYRFRRGADGLVLE, encoded by the coding sequence CCGAGTCTCTCAACCGTATCGGTAAAACCCTCGACGAGGTCGGGGACGGCGGCTGGCAGGAGGGTATCGGGTATCTCAATTACATGATCGACTCATCCCTCGAATTCGCCGATGTTCTCAATCGTGTGACCGACGGGAAATGTAACCTCTACAAGCATCCACGGTTCGATGATGCGGTCAGAACCTTTATCTTCTGCCAGATACCTCCCGACAAATCAGTTCACTTCGGCGATTCGGGCGGCGGCACATTCGGATCGTATTCCCTTTTCAACGACCTCGCGGCCGAAACCGGTAATCCCTGCGCTGCATGGCTGAGAAAGAACCTGACGGACGACCATCCTGCGAGCCTCATGGACTGTATCAGGCCGAAAAGCACCATTACTCCCGCACTTCCGAATGAGGTTTCGGTTCGTTTCCCCGCGGTGGAATGGGTCATCATGCGGAGCGATTTCACCGACCCGGAAAAAGTTGTCATCGCCGCCAAATCCGGTCTCCATAACGACCCTCACCACGGTCACCTCGACTCGGGGCACTTCAGCCTTTACTGGCGCGGTCAGGAGTTTATCTGCGATCACGGCAGCGCCGGGTATGACAAGGCATATTTCGACGAGGAGCGGTGGAATTATCCCCTTGCGTCGAGCATCGGTCACAATACGGTCATAGTCAACGGCGAGAAGCAGATACCCGGCAAACTCAAGAACAAGCCCTGGGATATGGCAGTCGGTGGAAAGATTGTCGAATTCCGCCCGGGTAAAAACCGCGATTACACCATCATGGACCAGACCAAAGCATACCCCGGAGTGGAGCTCAAGGGCTGGAGTCGCCATATCATCCTGGAAAAACCGCTGATCACCGTCGTTCTGGACGAGGTCACGTGCTCCAAAGGTGCGGAGATCGAGGTTCGGTATCATTCTTCGGCGGAATATTCTATAATGGATAATTATGTTTTCCTCAAGGGCGATAAAGGGAATATGGCTGTCATTCCCGCCATTGACTGTCCATACACCATCAGGCCCGGAAAACACGCAGTCATGATGGCACAGCGGAATGCGACTTTCAGGTGGGTACCCTATTTCGGTACGGTGGTGAATGCGCCCGGGGAACGAACGGTGATCGCAACGGTCATTCTCCCCGCGGAGCATGACCGTGAAGCCGCCAACATTGCATCTACCATGCGATATAATAAAGGTGGTGACGGATCGCTGGTGCTGTCGTTTTCAAAGGGAGGGAAAACGTATTCATACAGGTTCAGGCGTGGCGCGGACGGACTTGTTCTGGAATAA